The Pogoniulus pusillus isolate bPogPus1 chromosome 3, bPogPus1.pri, whole genome shotgun sequence nucleotide sequence TGAATATGTTTTTTCCTCATATCCATTCTAAACCTCTGCTGGTACAATTCGAGGCTGTTTCCCTTTGTCCTATCGCTTGGTACCCTGGAGAAAGCTGATTGTGTCCAGGGCGGTCTGAGTATCTGGTCAGGGATGGGTGTACCTACCTGTTTCTGCCTGCCCCAGGACAGCTGTGTACCTATGCCGGGAGTTATATACCTGTCACGGGTGTGTGTGCTTACCTGTGCCGGTAGCAGTGTACCTTCCCGGGGCTGCGTTCCTGTCCCGGGGCTGtacctgtgccaggggctgcgTACCGGTCCTGGGGAAGATGCTCATCCCGTCTCTCCACCGCTGCCGATTTCCCCGGGCGggggggtggtggcagtgggTGCCTGTGGCACGGCCCAGCCCCTGGGCGCCCGGCGGGGAGGCGGGGAGGACCGGGACCAGCCCCGCTCCTgagccctcctcctcccccgccCGCCGCCTTTTCCCCGCCACCACCGCTGTCCGCTCGCCCGGCTCAGCCCTGCGGAGTTCGGGGTGGCGGCGCCCCGGCGCCGGCCATGGCCGTGCCAGCCGCACTGCTCAgcccccaccacctcctctccttctgcttCCCCGCCGCTGGCGGCCTCCTGGGCTATGCCGACCTGGAGAAGGGCTATGAGGGCGGCGGAGGAGATGCGGAGGACTTTAAAGAAGCCaccagggacctgctgagcttcATCGACTCGGCCTCCAGCAACATCAAGCTGGCGCTGGACAAGCCGGTGAAGTCCAAGCGGAAGGTGAACCACAGAAAGTACCTGCAGAAACAGATCAAGCGCTGCACCGGCATCATCGCCGCCGCTCCGCCGCCACCACCCGCTCCGCTCCCGCCGGCCGCcgcttcctcttcccctcccgCTGCCTGCCCCGCCAAGCCCCCGCCGCGCCGGGAGGCCTCGCAGGCggccagcagcctccagagcAAGAGCCTGGCGGCCCTCTTCGGCTCCCTACAGCAGGGCCGAGGGCCGGCGGGCAGCGGCGGAGAAGCGGCGGGCGGCGGAGCGGTgggaggcggcggcggagcTACGGGCGGCCCGCGGAAGGTGCCGCTGCGGGACCGTAACCTGCCGCCCTCCTTCTTCACGGAGCCGGCGTTGCCTCCGGCTGCCCGCGGGCCGCCGCCGCCAGCCAAGGAGCTTGAGAAGGGCGGCGGTGGAAGCGGCGCAGAGACGACCGAGTTCTTCGAGCTACTGGGCCCCGAGTACGGTGCGCTGCTGCCCGAGCACGCCGCTCCGCCGGACGCCTTCCCTGGAGGCGGCACCCACCGCCTGCCAGCCGAGCTGGGCCTGGAGCACGGCCTCTACGAgtcgccgctgccgctgcccgcCGCCCACCACCCGCTGCTGGGCGGGCTGCTGTATCCCGAGCCACCCTGGAGCCCGGCCGGGCCCTGCAGCCCGCCCAAGAAGGCGCCAGCCGAGGCGCTGCGCCCACTCTACCCTGGCGGCGGGGAGCCAACCCCCGGCGGCGGCGGTGAGGAGCCCGGCGGGCACCTCTCGGCTGGGTTCGCCCCCTTCTTCCCCGAATgctcgctgccgccgccgccgccgcaggtGTCTTACGACTACAGCGCCAGCTACCACCGCTCTGCTTTCTCTGGCCTGTAGGACCACGCCGAGGGTCTCGGCCCCCGCCCCGAACCGCTCCGCCCGGGACGATGAAACGCAGGGAAGGGGGAGCCAGCCCGGCCCTGGGGACCTGAGAGACGCTCCGAGTAGAGCGGGGGCCTCCCAGCGCTCACTCCCGGGCAGCAGGCTCCGCTCGCCCCACCAAAAGTCTGTCTGTGTCCCACCCGAAATCACAGCCACGGCTCCCGCAGGATTCCCCCTTGTGCTCCACGAGCTGCATCCTCCTGCGGTTTGGGAGACGCTACAAAGAAACAGTGAAATGATGCGTTACTTCAGGTGTTTGTCTAGCGGCCGGTGACTGCCTTTCCTTAGCCTTCCCTAGGGGTCGGATGCTGTCTTACTGTAGGCGGACGCGGCTCGGTGTACCTGTCTTACGCGACCTTGCAGCGGGGGCTGCTCTTGAAGGCAGCCGTGACCACTTGTACATTATTTCAGTCTAAAACTGCCCACTCCTGGGGGGCTTTTACCATTCCTCCCCGGCTCGTGTGCATCGCAACTGCTGGCGGGCGCTCAGCTGAGGACACAAAGGCGAGTTGAGAATGTCAAGTGAAGCAAAATCTAAAATGCTGCTACCAAAACTTAGTGTCCTGAAGCGTAACAGTGTCCCGCAGCACCTTGCAAACGGCAGTTTACAGCGGTACCTAAGTTAATTGATGGCGTAAG carries:
- the FAM181B gene encoding protein FAM181B, translating into MAVPAALLSPHHLLSFCFPAAGGLLGYADLEKGYEGGGGDAEDFKEATRDLLSFIDSASSNIKLALDKPVKSKRKVNHRKYLQKQIKRCTGIIAAAPPPPPAPLPPAAASSSPPAACPAKPPPRREASQAASSLQSKSLAALFGSLQQGRGPAGSGGEAAGGGAVGGGGGATGGPRKVPLRDRNLPPSFFTEPALPPAARGPPPPAKELEKGGGGSGAETTEFFELLGPEYGALLPEHAAPPDAFPGGGTHRLPAELGLEHGLYESPLPLPAAHHPLLGGLLYPEPPWSPAGPCSPPKKAPAEALRPLYPGGGEPTPGGGGEEPGGHLSAGFAPFFPECSLPPPPPQVSYDYSASYHRSAFSGL